One Portunus trituberculatus isolate SZX2019 chromosome 45, ASM1759143v1, whole genome shotgun sequence DNA segment encodes these proteins:
- the LOC123519403 gene encoding uncharacterized protein LOC123519403 — protein MGDVEGDELEAVRSILVEVQLGQFFTRVRDDLQVTRLSHFEYVQLEDLERIGLGKPAARRLLEAVKKRRTAAWMKSLVSRILPSTTGSSSQGKTKASAASDDSHTLGLTCLIPEQELTLGQKIGDGSFGVVKKAQWTGSGGQMKEVAVKILKQDVLHVPGTLDDFIKEVQAMHQLSHSNLILLFGIVLSNPLMMVTELAPLGSLLDYLRKQLCHVSVLTLCNYSVQIANGMKYLESRRFIHRDLAARNVLMASVDKLKIGDFGLMRALPQQEDCYVMSEQKKVPFPWCAPESLKSKHFSHASDVWMYGVTLWEMFSFGEDPWAGLNGQQILRKIDQEGERLTCPAACPADIYTLLLECWAQDPSSRPTFGQVYQRVSAIMPDTLKVVQVWEEEGGLGVQVNDVVAVIDGRAEDYWWKGQNQRTFCIGKFPRCITNPRRPLANQDISKPLDHSFIHTGHGGIRGKTWGSPAFIDPMYLGNPMQPQDKMGSFASRRDKPQSLRLRHGQQRQFNYGRLVNEKGPEDSPRAQTLKNPKKASKGRDEILIDLSESGHQRSHSFTDLRPGGIGEVNGQLRGSLSSLYDPVSSAFPEYCNIDPRGEGNQCLYMNLTNSSPAIAANPDTSSHWSPSRHRKQGGPLPNQVYNQLQEARNQVFHEHSELPQPDFSVSAGGDVDEFSNNSDFSDDWDDEQNDSRGNYALENIHEVSSQYQNTEPVGSGGVSGMKESAKKQDYYTNVGEDPLTHLMSGVMTNLLPHSGSTSFTRAVSEDKTRLPVNVSSNYQTNRPAPSPNVPSGGASYLTSGRTEPSHSLGTSASTTSLASKSVSSSRCSSKPSKTLNCSTDLQWQGTPESRNEDSLLSSSSSSFSSSMSSSLVLSSSNWSNRQSVGNVPNRYPEVALPSVAREGAQVTLHMSGSALSPQLALPSPLTPTVASSLPKLDPSFIAELEKTLGKDQASANTFMDRNMKVNNVQSISSLPGTVPALPPPQQPSTSRQSSSRQNFSTAMQQQTPTSSTTATTTIAAATTTTTTTTTTTTTTTTTTTTITNSAFSDLDVLSSSRTLGLASSHNIDTSQYFRKNPTTQSLQPSRSSGMMVQSSQLAAHQGGFAPHRLSGMLWGTVEGSKPTPAISNMSNVAGGMQMSYEWQQKQQYLHHQQQYLHNQQQQQQQQYLHNQQQQQQFYLQSHQQQHHQYLQNHHHQQQHQYQQQQQQQQQQQQMAQFNQQTAASSCPSINFPPLSRIPHSSQPTQESSPSQGTILQPTLVLNPQVTVNYNQVVCGGGGSGESKGAKGEALVYRITAVVPGTSEAAARQALHVACGDYLGAVQYLKVEKLYRLGVVNKDKCKEVLEANSWELERSASALLDLYPDVESPKV, from the exons ATGGGGGATGTGGAGGGGGATGAGTTGGAGGCTGTGCGGAGCATCCTGGTGGAGGTGCAGCTTGGTCAGTTCTTCACTCGTGTTAGGGATGATCTTCAG GTGACGCGACTCAGCCACTTTGAATATGTCCAGCTGGAGGACCTTGAGCGCATTGGCCTTGGCAAGCCTGCTGCCCGTCGCTTACTGGAGGCAGTCAAGAAGCGACGCACTGCAGCATGGATGAAGAGCTTGGTGTCCCggatccttccctccaccacggGCTCTTCCAGTCAGGGAAAAACCAAGGCATCTGCTGCATCAGATGACTCACACACACTAGGCCTCACCTGCCTCATTCCTGAACAG GAACTTACTTTGGGCCAGAAGATTGGAGATGGCAGCTTCGGGGTTGTTAAGAAGGCTCAGTGGACAGGTTCAGGAGGCCAAATGAAGGAG GTTGCGGTGAAGATACTGAAGCAAGATGTCCTCCATGTGCCAGGGACACTAGACGACTTCATCAAGGAGGTGCAGGCCATGCATCAGCTGTCCCACTCCAACCTTATCCT ACTGTTTGGTATTGTCCTTTCCAACCCTCTGATGATGGTGACAGAGCTGGCACCTCTTGGCTCACTCCTCGACTACCTCCGCAAACAGCTTTGCCACGTCTCAGTCTTGA CTCTGTGTAACTACTCTGTACAAATAGCCAATGGGATGAAGTATCTGGAGAGCCGGCGCTTTATACACCGTGACCTGGCTGCTCGGAACGTTCTCATGGCCTCAGTGGATAAG CTGAAGATTGGTGACTTTGGCTTGATGCGAGCACTGCCCCAGCAGGAGGATTGTTATGTCATGAGTGAGCAGAAGAAGGTCCCGTTCCCATGGTGCGCTCCTGAGTCCCTTAAGAGCAAGCATTTCTCACATGCCTCag aTGTATGGATGTATGGGGTGACACTGTGGGAGATGTTTTCCTTTGGTGAGGACCCATGGGCAGGGCTCAATGGACAGCAGATACTGAGGAAGATTGACCAGGAAGGGGAGCGCCTCACCTGCCCTGCTGCCTGCCCTGCTGACATCTATACCTTGCTTCTGGAG TGCTGGGCGCAGGACCCGTCATCAAGACCAACCTTTGGCCAGGTGTACCAGCGGGTGTCTGCCATCATGCCAGACACACTGaaggtggtgcaggtgtgggaggaggagggtggcctgGGTGTGCAGGTCaatgatgttgttgctgttattgatgGAAG AGCGGAGGACTACTGGTGGAAGGGCCAGAACCAAAGGACCTTCTGTATTGGCAAGTTTCCACGCTGCATAACAAATCCACGGAGACCACTTGCCAACCAGGACATCAGCAAGCCTCTGgaccattccttcattcacacag GTCATGGAGGCATTCGTGGCAAGACATGGGGGAGTCCAGCCTTCATTGACCCCATGTACCTTGGCAACCCCATGCAGCCCCAGGACAAGATGGGCTCTTTTGCTTCACGCAGAGACA AGCCTCAGTCCCTGCGGCTCAGACATGGACAACAGCGACAGTTCAACTATGGCCGATTGGTCAATGAAAAGGGCCCTGAAGATTCACCTCGTGCACAAACCCTGAAGAACCCCAAGAAGGCCTCTAAGGGCAG AGATGAGATCCTGATTGACCTCTCAGAGAGTGGTCACCAGAGGTCCCACTCCTTCACAGACCTTCGGCCAGGTGGTATAGGGGAAGTTAATGGACAGCTGAGAGGAAGCCTGTCTTCCCTGTATGACCCAGTGTCCTCAGCCTTCCCAGAGTACTGCAACATTGACCCAA gaggagaaggtaacCAGTGCCTCTATATGAACCTGACCAACAGCTCCCCAGCCATTGCAGCAAACCCCGACACGTCATCTCACTGGTCTCCTAGCCGTCACAGGAAGCAAGGTGGCCCTCTCCCAAACCAGGTGTATAACCAACTTCAGGAGGCCAGAAATCAGGTGTTTCATGAGCACAGTGAGCTCCCACAGCCTGACTTCTCTGTTTCTGCtggtggggatgtggatgagttcAGCAATAACTCTGACTTCTCTGATGATTGGGATGATGAACAGAATGACTCTCGAGGGAATTATGCACTAGAAAACATCCATGAAGTAAGCTCACAGTACCAAAATACAGAACcagttggcagtggtggtgttagtggtatgAAGGAGAGTGCCAAGAAGCAGGATTATTATACTAATGTTGGTGAGGACCCTTTGACACATCTCATGTCAGGTGTTATGACGAACCTCCTC CCACACTCTGGGTCCACCAGTTTTACTCGTGCAGTATCAGAGGATAAGACCAGGCTTCCAGTAAATGTTTCAAGTAACTACCAGACAAATAGACCAGCACCCAGCCCAAATGTGCCATCTGGAGGGGCATCCTACTTGACCTCAGGAAGGACAGAACCCAGTCACTCGTTAGGGACAAGTGCCTCCACCACTTCCTTGGCCAGCAAGTCGGTGAGCTCTTCACGTTGTAGCTCAAAGCCATCCAAAACCCTTAACTGCTCCACAGACCTGCAGTGGCAAGGCACTCCAGAAAGCAGAAATGAAGATAG tctcctctcctcctcctcctcctctttctcctcttcaatgTCATCATCTTTAGTGTTGTCCTCATCCAACTGGAGCAACAGGCAGTCTGTTGGAAATGTTCCAAACAGGTATCCAGAAGTTGCCTTGCCTAGTGTAGCAAGAGAGGGTGCCCAGGTGACTCTCCACATGTCAGGCAGTGCTTTGTCTCCCCAGCTAGCTCTgccatcaccactcacacctACTGTAGCATCCAGTCTTCCCAAACTCGATCCATCCTTCATAGCTGAGTTGGAAAAGACACTAGGGAAAGATCAAGCCTCAGCTAACACATTCATGGACAGGAACATGAAGGTCAACAATGTACAGAGTATATCATCCTTGCCTGGTACAGTTCCTGCCCTTCCACCACCTCAGCAGCCAAGCACAAGCAGACAGTCTAGCTCAAGACAAAACTTCAGCACTGCAATGCAGCAGCAAACACCTACTagttctactactgctactactaccatcgccgccgccaccaccaccaccaccaccaccaccaccaccaccaccaccaccaccaccaccaccaccaccataaccaacaGTGCCTTCTCAGACTTGGACGTCCTCAGCTCCTCTCGCACTCTTGGTCTCGCCTCCAGCCACAACATTGACACCAGTCAGTATTTCCGCAAAAATCCTACTACTCAGTCTCTCCAGCCATCAAGAAGCTCAGGTATGATGGTACAGTCTTCTCAGCTTGCAGCACATCAAGGAGGCTTTGCACCTCATAGGCTGTCTGGGATGCTGTGGGGCACTGTAGAGGGTAGCAAGCCAACACCAGCCATCTCCAACATGAGTAATGTAGCTGGAGGGATGCAGATGAGTTATGAGTGGCAGCAGAAGCAACAGTATCTTCACCATCAACAGCAGTACCTTCACaatcagcaacagcagcagcagcagcagtacctcCATaatcaacagcaacagcaacaattttATCTCCAGAGtcaccaacagcaacatcacCAGTACCtgcaaaatcaccaccaccaacagcagcaccaataccaacaacaacaacaacaacaacaacaacaacaacagatggCACAGTTTAATCAACAGACAGCAgcctcttcttgtccttccatcaatTTTCCACCACTGTCCAGAATACCTCATTCATCTCAGCCCACTCAGGAGTCATCCCCATCCCAAGGCACCATATTACAGCCAACTCTTGTCCTCAACCCTCAAGTCACCGTCAACTACAACCAG gtggtgtgtggtggtggtggtagtggtgagagcAAGGGGGCCAAGGGTGAGGCGCTAGTGTACCGCATCACTGCCGTGGTGCCGGGAACCTCGGAGGCCGCAGCACGGCAGGCCCTGCATGTGGCCTGTGGGGATTACCTGGGGGCTGTTCAGTACCTCAAGGTGGAAAAACTGTACAG GTTAGGAGTTGTCAATAAAGACAAATGTAAGGAAGTGTTAGAAGCCAACAGCTGGGAACTGGAACGCTCAGCCTCGGCCCTGCTTGACCTGTATCCTGATGTTGAGTCTCCAAAGGTTTAA